GGCGACGCGGGAGCCGTTCCGCATGGCCCTGAGCTGCCTGCACCACGCCTACGGCAACGACCTGCCGCCGCTGCCGGTGGTCGCGGCGATTCCGGAGCCGGAGCGCCGGCTGCTGCTGCAGATGATCGAGAAGGGGGTGAACAGCCCGCTCACCTCCAGTTGCGGCCGGCTTTTCGACGCCGTCGCCGCCCTCTGCGGCCTGCGCGACCGGGTCAGTTACGAGGGGCAGGCGGCGCTGGAACTGGAGATGGCGATCGAGGGGGAAGGAGAGGCGGGGTACTACCCCTACGACATCGAGCACGCGGCGGCGGGGTACATCTTCCAGCCGGCGGCCACCATCCGGGCCATTGTCGACGACCTGCAGGGAGGAGTCCCGGTTCCGGCGGTCAGCGCCCGCTTCCACAACACCCTGGCGTACCTCGTCGCCGAGACCTGCCTCCTCGTCCGCGCCGACACCGGCCTGGCCCGCGTCGCCCTCTCCGGCGGCGTTTTCCAGAACCGCTACCTGACCGGGAAGTGCGTGTCGATCCTCAAACGCGGCGGCTTCGAGGTCCTCACCCATTCCCTCGTCCCGCCCAACGACGGGGGGCTGGCCCTTGGCCAGGCGGTCATTGCCGGGTGGCAGGCAGGGGAAAGATAGTCAAGCCGGTTGGCGACACCTGGCACCATAGGAGCCCGGGGGTCCTGAAAGGGAAAGACGGGGAAGCGGAAGACGATGGCTAAACGCCGGAGACCGAAAAAAAGATTTCTGATCAGCTTCGCCCTGGCAGGAGCGCTTCTCGCCGCCGCCTATACGGTCTACCTGGATTTTACCGTGCGGGCGCGGTTTGAAGGCAAACGCTTTGCCCTGCCGGCGAGGGTCTATGCCCGGCCGCTGGAGCTGTATCCGGGCCTGCAGCTGAGCCCTGCGGAATTGATCACCGAACTCGCCCTGCTCGACTACCGCGAGGCGCCCCAACCCCGGGAGCCGGGCACTTATCACTGGAGTAGCGACGCCCTCGACCTGACCACGCGCCCCTTTGTCTTCGCCGACGGCCCCCAGGAGGCGGCGGCATTGCGCGTCGAGTTCGCTGAAGGTCAGGTGAGTGCATTGATCGATCGCGGCGACGGCCAGTCGCTGCAGCTTGCGCGGCTGGAACCGGCCCTGATCGGCGGGATTTATCCCGGGAAAAACGAGGACCGGGTCCTGGTCAAGCTGGACGACGTACCCGGGCACCTGGTCGATGCCCTGATCGCCGTCGAGGACCGCCGGTTTTTTTCCCATCACGGCATCGATCCGAGGGGCATCGCCCGGGCCGTCATCGCGACGGCAAGCGGCGACGGCGTGCAGGGCGGCAGCACCCTGACCCAGCAGCTCGTCAAGAACTTCTACCTGACCGCCGAGCGAACCCTGAGGCGAAAGTTCACCGAAATGGTGATGGCAGTCCTGCTGGAGGCCCATTACAGCAAAGAGGAGATCCTCGAAACCTACCTCAATGAAGTCTACCTGGGCCAGGACGGCAACCGCGGGATTCACGGGTTCGGGCTGGCGGCTCCTTTCTTTTTCGATAAGCCCCTGAGCCGTCTCGACATCTCCGAGGCGGCCCTGCTGGTGGGCATGCTCAAGGGACCGACCTATTTCAGTCCGCGCAGCCATCCCAAACGCGCGCTGGAACGGCGGAATCTCGTTCTGGCGCAGATGGCCGAAACGGGGGTCATTACCGAACAGCAATGGCGTTCGGCCAGGGCGACATCCCTTGGTGTCGTCGCCCGGCCCTCCCGCGGCACCTCTCCGTATCCGGCTTTTCTGAACCTGGCCTATCGCCAGTTGATGCGCGACTACCGCGATGAAGACCTGCGCTCGGAAGGGCTGCAGATTTTCACCACCCTCGACCCACGGGTGCAACATTCGGCCGAAAGCGCCCTGAGCAAACGCCTGGCGCGTCTTGAAAAAAACCGGGGCATGAAGACCGGCACGCTGCAGGGGGCGCTGCTCGTCACCAGTACCCAGAATGCCGAGGTGCAGGCCGTGGTCGGGGGACGTGATCCTCGCTTCGAAGGGTTCAACAGGGCCCTCGACGCCCAGCGGCCCATCGGTTCGCTGATCAAGCCGGTCGTCTACCTTACGGCCCTGCAAGAGCCGCAGAGCTACACCCTGGCGACGCTGCTCGACGACAGCCCCCTGGTTCTGCAGCAACCCGGAACGGACGACTGGGCCCCCCTGAACTACGACAAGGAATTTCACGGCGAGGTGTCGCTGCGAGCTGCCCTGGTGAACTCGTATAACGTGCCGACGGCGAGGCTCGGCCTGGCGCTCGGCGTACCCCGGGTAATGGCGAACCTACGGAGACTCGGCATTGAGCGGGAGCTGCCGGAGCATGCATCGAGCCTCCTCGGTTCGAACGCCCTTTCCCCCCTGGAAGTTACGGAGGTCTATCAGACGATTGCCGGCGACGGCTTTCGTACCCCGCTGCGCGCGATCCGTGCCGTATTGACCGCCGAGGGCGAACCGCTGCAAAGCTATCCGCTCAACGTCGAGCAGGAAATCGAGGCGGCGCCCCTCTACCTGCTGACCGCTGCCATGCAGGATGTGGTGCGCGAGGGAACGGCGCGCGAGCTCGGCGCTTATCTGCCCGCGGACCTCGAAATTGCCGGGAAAACCGGCACCACCGACGACTTTCGCGACAGTTGGTTCGCCGGATTTACCGGCGATCGCCTGGGGGTGGTCTGGGTCGGACGCGATGACAACGGGCCGACCGGGCTGACCGGGGCCTCCGGGGCCATGACCGTCTGGGCCGACATGATGGCCGGCCTGAACCCCGCGCCGCTGATCCTGCCCGAACCGGAAAACATTGAACGGGTCTGGATCGATCCGGTGTCGGGCCTGCTCAGCGACGAGGGATGCCGGGATGCCGTCGAGCTTCCCTTCATCAGCGGCTCGGCACCGACGGAGGCCGCCCCCTGCGGGCCGCGTTCCCTGGGCGGGTCGATCAAGGGATGGTTTGAAAGGACATTCGGACGATGAAAGCCATACGCCGAGCCGCGTCGCTTGCCGCAGCCCTGCTCCTGGCGGGGTGTGCGGTGCTCCAGCCGGGCACCCCGCCGGAACCGTCGCGGAACACGGCGGTGCTGGCTCTGCTGGACAAGGCGCAAGCACAGTCCTCCGCCGGCCAATTGGAGGCAGCCGATGCCTCGCTGGAGCGCGCCTTGCGCATCGAGCCGCGCAATCCCTTTTTGTGGCAGGAACTGGCCCGGGTCCGACTGGGGCAGGGCCAATACCGGCAGGCGGAAAATCTCGCCGCGAAATCCAATGCCCTGGCGGGGGAGGACAAGAGGCTGCGGGC
The Desulfuromonadales bacterium DNA segment above includes these coding regions:
- the mrcB gene encoding penicillin-binding protein 1B, translated to MAKRRRPKKRFLISFALAGALLAAAYTVYLDFTVRARFEGKRFALPARVYARPLELYPGLQLSPAELITELALLDYREAPQPREPGTYHWSSDALDLTTRPFVFADGPQEAAALRVEFAEGQVSALIDRGDGQSLQLARLEPALIGGIYPGKNEDRVLVKLDDVPGHLVDALIAVEDRRFFSHHGIDPRGIARAVIATASGDGVQGGSTLTQQLVKNFYLTAERTLRRKFTEMVMAVLLEAHYSKEEILETYLNEVYLGQDGNRGIHGFGLAAPFFFDKPLSRLDISEAALLVGMLKGPTYFSPRSHPKRALERRNLVLAQMAETGVITEQQWRSARATSLGVVARPSRGTSPYPAFLNLAYRQLMRDYRDEDLRSEGLQIFTTLDPRVQHSAESALSKRLARLEKNRGMKTGTLQGALLVTSTQNAEVQAVVGGRDPRFEGFNRALDAQRPIGSLIKPVVYLTALQEPQSYTLATLLDDSPLVLQQPGTDDWAPLNYDKEFHGEVSLRAALVNSYNVPTARLGLALGVPRVMANLRRLGIERELPEHASSLLGSNALSPLEVTEVYQTIAGDGFRTPLRAIRAVLTAEGEPLQSYPLNVEQEIEAAPLYLLTAAMQDVVREGTARELGAYLPADLEIAGKTGTTDDFRDSWFAGFTGDRLGVVWVGRDDNGPTGLTGASGAMTVWADMMAGLNPAPLILPEPENIERVWIDPVSGLLSDEGCRDAVELPFISGSAPTEAAPCGPRSLGGSIKGWFERTFGR
- a CDS encoding carbamoyltransferase HypF, with amino-acid sequence ATREPFRMALSCLHHAYGNDLPPLPVVAAIPEPERRLLLQMIEKGVNSPLTSSCGRLFDAVAALCGLRDRVSYEGQAALELEMAIEGEGEAGYYPYDIEHAAAGYIFQPAATIRAIVDDLQGGVPVPAVSARFHNTLAYLVAETCLLVRADTGLARVALSGGVFQNRYLTGKCVSILKRGGFEVLTHSLVPPNDGGLALGQAVIAGWQAGER
- a CDS encoding tetratricopeptide repeat protein — its product is MKAIRRAASLAAALLLAGCAVLQPGTPPEPSRNTAVLALLDKAQAQSSAGQLEAADASLERALRIEPRNPFLWQELARVRLGQGQYRQAENLAAKSNALAGEDKRLRAENWRLIGQARSRRGDQKGAQAAFERAKGE